In Raphanus sativus cultivar WK10039 chromosome 5, ASM80110v3, whole genome shotgun sequence, the following proteins share a genomic window:
- the LOC108859442 gene encoding VQ motif-containing protein 22, with amino-acid sequence MANSNDWSHLYGNNQAFYTTSTITSTAVTTTTAASPSGEATSMDSRLSPETGRVTKPARRRSRASRRTPTTLLNTDTSNFRAMVQQFTGGPSAMAFGSGNTTSGFSLTSSSDPSAGSSQQVPWQYSYQPHAPPPPQQPYMFSLNNMNPVVGYSNMNNPNMSNPNTVVSGVFGTADGGSGGSAPSYKEATNSNTSSSRLQ; translated from the coding sequence ATGGCTAACTCAAACGATTGGTCTCACCTCTACGGCAACAACCAAGCCTTCTACACAACATCCACCATCACTTCAACCGCCGTCACAACCACCACAGCCGCTTCTCCCTCCGGTGAAGCCACCTCCATGGACTCTCGTCTTAGTCCAGAAACAGGCCGTGTAACCAAACCGGCACGTAGAAGATCAAGGGCCTCACGTAGAACACCAACAACACTTCTCAACACGGACACATCCAACTTCCGTGCCATGGTTCAGCAGTTCACGGGCGGTCCATCTGCTATGGCTTTCGGGTCCGGCAATACCACTTCCGGTTTTAGCCTCACCTCTTCTTCGGATCCATCAGCTGGATCTTCCCAACAAGTTCCTTGGCAATATAGTTACCAGCCTCACGCGCCGCCTCCACCGCAACAGCCTTATATGTTCTCGTTAAACAACATGAATCCCGTCGTTGGGTATAGTAACATGAACAACCCTAACATGAGCAACCCTAATACGGTGGTTTCCGGTGTGTTTGGCACTGCGGACGGTGGAAGTGGAGGTTCTGCTCCGTCGTATAAGGAAGCCACGAATAGTAATACGTCGTCTTCGAGGCTGCAATGA
- the LOC108858175 gene encoding uncharacterized protein LOC108858175 yields the protein MDGVHICVKVKPELQGMYWNRHDTTSFNIMAICDLNMLFTYVWNGAPGSCHDTAVLTMAQDGDSEFPLPPRDKYYVVDSGYPHKQGFLAPYRSSRNEVIRYHMSHFDNGPPPKNKKENFNRCHASLRSVIERTFGVWKKKWRILSEFPRYDIAVQKRVVTATMGLHNFIRISNYFDEDFVEEVRHTNINNEDFESDINDMETTNIADGDHMTNTRDNIADMLWANY from the coding sequence ATGGATGGAGTTCATATATGTGTTAAAGTAAAGCCTGAACTGCAAGGAATGTACTGGAATCGACATGATACGACATCATTTAACATCATGGCGATATGTGATCTAAATATGTTGTTTACATATGTTTGGAATGGAGCACCCGGATCATGTCACGATACAGCAGTTCTCACGATGGCACAGGACGGTGATTCTGAGTTTCCTTTACCTCCAAGAGACAAGTATTATGTAGTTGATTCTGGGTATCCACATAAGCAAGGTTTTTTGGCTCCCTATAGATCTTCTCGGAATGAAGTTATTAGGTATCACATGTCTCATTTCGACAATGGTCCTCCTCCtaagaataaaaaagaaaattttaatcgATGTCATGCATCTCTACGTTCTGTTATTGAAAGGACGTTTGGAGTTTGGAAGAAGAAATGGAGGATTTTGAGTGAATTTCCGAGATATGATATTGCAGTTCAAAAGAGAGTGGTAACTGCTACAATGGGACTACATAATTTTATCagaatttcaaattattttgatGAAGATTTTGTTGAAGAAGTGAGGCATACAAATATCAACAACGAAGATTTTGAAAGTGATATAAATGACATGGAGACAACAAATATAGCTGATGGAGATCATATGACAAATACTAGAGACAATATTGCGGATATGTTATGGGCAAattattaa